One Oryza glaberrima chromosome 10, OglaRS2, whole genome shotgun sequence DNA segment encodes these proteins:
- the LOC127786073 gene encoding probable calcium-binding protein CML8, with protein MASKYRGYYHEEASSAAGGGGGGDGYRREKQVRKKRLTAQKRKEIKEAFDLFDTDGSGTIDPKELNVAMRALGFELTPEQIHQMIAEVDKDGSGTIDFDEFVHMMTDKMGERDAREELNKAFKIIDKDNNGKISDVDIQRLAIETGEPFTLDEVREMIEAADENGDGEVDHEEFLKMMKRIGFGAGFF; from the exons ATG GCGAGCAAATACAGAGGCTACTACCACGAGGAGGCATcgtcggccgccggcggcggcggcggcggcgacgggtacAGGAGGGAGAAGCAGGTGAGGAAGAAGCGGCTGACGGcgcagaagaggaaggagatcaAGGAGGCGTTCGACCTCTTCGACACCGATGGATCAg GCACCATTGATCCAAAGGAGCTCAACGTCGCCATGAG AGCACTGGGGTTTGAGCTGACACCAGAG CAAATACATCAGATGATCGCGGAGGTGGACAAGGACGGGAGCGGGACGATCGACTTCGACGAGTTCGTGCACATGATGACCGACAAGATGGGCGAGCGCGACGCCAGGGAGGAGCTCAACAAGGCCTTCAAGATCATCGACAAGGACAACAAC GGGAAGATCTCGGACGTGGACATCCAGCGGCTGGCCATCGAGACCGGCGAGCCCTTCACGCTGGACGAGGTCAGGGAGATGATCGAGGCCGCCGACGAGAACG GTGATGGCGAGGTCGACCACGAGGAGTttctcaagatgatgaagaggatAGGATTTGGGGCCGGGTTCTTTTAG